The following coding sequences lie in one Candidatus Nitrospira allomarina genomic window:
- a CDS encoding VOC family protein — translation MRVKKLLHTRMRVSDMEQTLGFYREVLGLEVVEQKVSPRGSHLAFLAVPNSEELIELCSFPSSGTVKVQEDLVHLAFEVEDLEQTIQELQAKGVPITDGPTQSSSGSRFIFIDAPDGYEIELIQRPAGVAIV, via the coding sequence ATGCGGGTGAAAAAACTGTTGCATACGCGAATGCGAGTGAGTGACATGGAACAGACGCTGGGCTTTTATCGAGAGGTACTCGGGCTGGAAGTCGTGGAGCAAAAGGTATCGCCACGAGGTTCGCATCTGGCATTTTTGGCTGTCCCCAACAGTGAGGAATTGATTGAGTTGTGCAGTTTTCCGAGTAGCGGGACGGTCAAGGTTCAAGAGGATCTTGTGCATTTGGCTTTTGAAGTGGAGGATTTGGAACAGACGATTCAGGAACTCCAGGCCAAAGGTGTGCCGATCACGGATGGCCCCACCCAATCTTCCTCCGGCAGCCGGTTTATTTTTATCGATGCGCCGGATGGCTATGAAATTGAGTTGATACAACGACCAGCGGGAGTCGCCATCGTCTGA